A segment of the Salvelinus namaycush isolate Seneca chromosome 3, SaNama_1.0, whole genome shotgun sequence genome:
TAGTCTTCATATTGTTatagtcagtggtgtaaagtactcaagtaaaactactttaaagtactacttaagtagttattTTGGTATCGGtacttgactatttatatttttgactacttttacttaactacattcctaaagaaactaatgtactttttactccatgaaACCCAAaggtactcattacattttgaatgcttaggaGGACAGaaaaattcacacacttatcaagagaacatccctggtcatccctactgcccctgatctggcagactcactaaacacacatgctttgtttgtaaattatgtctgttgGAATGTGACCCTGGTTATCCAGAAAAAAATGAAAATTATGCCTGTTtaataatataaggaatttgaaattactTATACTTTTAAGtgtatttgagcaattacatgtACTCTTCATACGTAAGTATATTtataaccaaatacatttagacttttactcaagtagtattttactgggtgactttcacttttacttgagtcattttctattaaggtatctttacttttactcaagtatgacaattgggtaccttTCCCACCACTAGTTACTGCTAATATAATAAACTAATATTATCAAACGTGTTTAAGCCCAGCTTGGACAAAAAGGGTTCTAAACAGAGGGACTTGGAAATCCAAAACAATTTACTCCAAGTTACCTCAATTTAGAAAAACAAGAACTGCAATGATCTTTGAGGTTCATTAGGGACAAAAGAATGTAAGATTATTTGTAATGAAAatctgaggggggaggggaaCAGAGAGTATATGTACGTTTATATTTCGTAACTGTCTGCTGTTATATTTTGGGAGGCTTTTCAAAAATGTCTGTTccctagagagagagaatgagagacagagaccgagagagagactgagagacagagaccgagagagagactgagagacagagaccgagagagagactgagagacagagactgagagacagagactgagagacagagactgagagagagactgagagacagagaccgagagagagcgagaggccaCATTGATTCTGAGAGGCACCACATTGATTCTGTTATTTTATTCCATCCATGCAGGTGGGATGTCATAGTCAGAGTTCCTTGGATATCTGAGAGACATTGAGGAACCACCAGAGCAACCATGGACTCCTGGGTGTTCCCCTCCACGCTCCCCAACCTAACCGAAGAACCCCTGATGTACGACAGCTTTATTCTGGGCAACGAGTCAACGGAACCCAATGGTACCTATATGGGCGACAACACGTTCAACCAGACCAGCACCATGGTCATCACCTTCCTCTACTTCCTGGTGTGTGGTATCGGTCTCTGTGGCAACGCCCTTGTGATCTACGTCATCCTGCGCTACGCCAAGATGAAGACGGTCACGAATATTTACATCATGAATTTGGCAGTCGCAGATGTTCTGTTCATGTTGGGGTTACCGTTCATCGCCATTCAGCTGGCGCTGGTCCACTGGCCGTTCGGTGCGGTGCTGTGCCGCGTGGTCATGACCGTGGACTCACTCAACCAGTTCACCTCCATCTTCTGCCTTATGGTCATGAGCATCGACCGCTACCTGGCCGTGGTGCACCCCATCCGGTCCACCAAGTGGCGCAAGCCACGTATGGCCAAGACCATCAACCTGGCGGTGTGGGGGGTGTCACTCCTGGTCAACCTGCCTATCATAATCTACAGCGGTTTAATCACCAAGCACAACAGTTGCTTCTGTACCATCGTGTGGCCGGAGCCTGAGGAGGCCTACTACACCGCCTTCATGTTCTACACCTTCGTCCTGGGTTTCTTCCTCCCGCTCATGGTCATCTGCCTGTGTTACCTTCTCATCATCATCAAGGTCAGTCTCATGGTCACCTGCCTGTGTTACCTCACCATCATCATTAAGGTCGTACTAGTTTTACATCGTTCTGCCACCactacggtgtccatattaggacatccTCAGTGTTACCTGCTGAGACCAAGGCGGACCTACATAGATGAGACTGACATCTCCATGACTACTGCCGCCTTTCTATACTTCTATTTTCATTTGAACCTGACTAAATTGTTGTGACCTATTGTTTGTTGTGACCTATCGTATGTTATAATGGTAGCACAGCATGTCTACTTTAATCTATCGTATGTTGTAATGGTAGCACAGCGTGTCTACTTTAATCTATCGTATGTTGTAATGGTAGCACAGCGTGTCTACTTTAATCTATCGTATGTTGTAATGGTAGCACAGCGTGTCTACTTTAATCTATCGTATGTTGTAATGGTAGCACAGCGTGTCTACTTTAATCTATTGTATGTTGTAATGATAGCACAGCGTGTCTACTTTAATCTATCGTATGTTGTAATGGTAGCACAGCGTGTCTACTTTAATCTATCGTATGTTATAATGGTAGCACAGCATGTCTACTTTAATCTATCGTATGTTGTAATGGTAGCACAGCGTGTCTACTTTAATCTATTGTATGTTGTAATGGTAGCACAGCGTGTCTACTTTAATCTATCGTATGTTGTAATGGTAGCACAGCGTGTCTACTTTAATCTATCGTATGTTATAATGGTAGCACAGCATGTCTACTTTAATCTATCGTATGTTATAATGGTAGCACAGCGTGTCTACTTTAATCTATCGTATGTTGTAATGGTAGCACAGCGTGTCTACTTTAATCTATCGTATGTTGTAATGGTAGCACAGCGTGTCTACTTTAATCTATCGTATGTTATAATGGTAGCACAGCATGTCTACTTTAATCTATCGTATGTTGTAATGATAGCACAGCGTGTCTACTTTAATCTATCGTATGTTGTAATGATAGCACAGCGTGTCTACTTTAATCTATCGTATGTTATAATGGTAGCACAGCGTGTCTACTTTAATCTATCGTATGTTGTAATGGTAGCACAGCGTGTCTACTTTAATCTATCGTATGTTGTAATGATAGCACAGCGTGTCTACTTTAATCTATCGTATGTTGTAATGGTAGCACAGCGTGTCTACTTTAATCTATCGTATGTTGTAATGGTAGCACAGCGTGTCTACTTTAATCTATCGTATGTTGTAATGATAGCACATCATGTCTACTTTAATCTATAATTTTCTTCTTTTGTTTTTGCCTGTGCCTTGAGATGTAGCTATATTTACCTATATTTTAAAGTGGGCTATACAGATAAAATCTATAATTATTACTACTATTAAAGGGAAGTCCTCAGGGATCTGTGTCGGGTCTCCtaatatttatgttttttttaaagagtgcTATACAAATACAATCTTTCATTTTTTAGGTGAAGTCGTCAGGGATCCGTGTCGGGTCCACTAAGAGGAAGCGCTCGGAGAGGAAGGTGACCCGCATGGTGTCCATCGTGGTTGCCGTGTTCGTCTTCTGCTGGCTGCCCTTCTATGTCTTCAATGTGACGTCGGTGACAGGAACCATCTCCACCACGCCCTTCCTGAGGAGCACCTTTGCCTTCGTGGTTGTCCTGGGTTACGCCAACTCGTGTGCCAACCCCATCCTTTACGCGTTCCTGTCGGAGAACTTCAAGAAGAGCTTCCAGAACGTTCTGTGTCGGAAGAAGGTGGGCGGCCTGGATGTGATTGAGCGCAGCGACAGCAAGCAGGACAAGTCGCGCATGATGAATGACCCCACGGAGACTCAAAGCACGCTGCTCAATGGAGACCTGCAGACCAGCATTTGATGCTTGTTAATTCTAACGCATCCCATATGTGTGATCTATACAGACATCTTTGATTTCACATCAACTCTCCCTCACCCTCACAAGCtcatcacacacaaacaaataaactaacaaaacacacacacacacacacacacacacacacacacacacacacacacacacacacacacacacacacacacacacacacacacacacacacacacacacacacacacacacgtgtttctGCAGGTGGAATTGGTCATCCTGACCTGTTATCATGCCCTATGAACAGCTCACATATGGAGAGGGATTGTAGTTTATCTCATGGTGTGATATTTTGTAAGCATTTTCTTCTCCCTGTGGACGAGGTGAAAAAATGCCAAAGGAACTAAGCCCTCATGGTGTCTGCTCCTCAACGGCTGTTATCACGTTCTTTATGTCTCATATCTCTGTTTATCAACTCTCTCTTTACTTTCTCAAAAGACATACAATGACATGACATTGGGTTTTCCTGGTCGTAAAACCCATACATTGTGATATATTCATAAAGGAGAGAATACTAACTGTAGTTGTGACTTTGCTTTCTGGTGTTAGGGTGGAAAGCTGAAGACGTGTACTGAGTGTATTGACGCTAGTGGACAGTGACAGGATCATGTGAGGACCAgaacagggttgtgttcattaggcccCAAATGGAAGAAAAGGGACTGAACCCGGGAAGTGCTACCTGAACTTGTCTAATAAGAAACATGTGTTTTCCTCTGCAGAGCATTTTGACATGTTGTGTCCTGATAAGTCCCAGACCGTTACCTACGGTTACTGATTGACAGCAGATGAGACTTAACCATGGAGAACAAGGATTCCCTGCACATACGTTTACACTAGCAGGGAGAACCTCCACCTCAATCTGTATCTTTGTCACATTGTCCTGTAGCCGAGATAAATAACAGACTAGGACGTAGGAAGTATGCCAAAGTGAGACTAGGACTATAGCAGACTCACTGTGTGCGTATTGTCTGTTTACAAAGATTGTGTGTCCAAAATGGTGGGCTCTGCAGAATGTGGAATTAGTAACATGCCTCTATTCTTAGATAGAGTATTACTTAACACAACAGTGAGCAGCAGGCCACATCACCTCTGGATCATTACACCAAGGTGTAGTTTGGTTATCTAATGACTTactacagagagaggaggaacagtaGATATACTGGAACTACTTTGAAATGACATAAAAACACATGATATCCCAAATGGTTAAGTTGCAGGCACAAGCCCTGCTGAGACCGATGCTGTCCAAATATGGACTCTGTAAAGTCGGTTTAACATTATGGTTGACCTTAGTGCTTCTTTTTTTAATCTCAGAAAGACACATATTTGCTGTGGACAAATATTCAGCAGTGAGTCATGGACCAACAGCAAAGAGCtgaacagagttacagagttggAATCACATGACCTAATGATGCCTCTATGAATGCACCCTTACTATGTAATTGAAcagtttctctctgtgtgtgtgagagagtgagtgtgtgtgtgtacacgtgtgtgtgtactgtacatacagtgttTTATTTGATACAGCATTCAGTCCAAGGCCATGATTTGTTAAAGTGTAGAATGAGTAGATATTGTACCCAATATGGATACCAGGTGACCTCACCAGGAAAAACTCAAGGCCCAAATTATTATTATAGCCCCGTGTTTCTTGGTCAGGTCACATGATCAGAAAGGGTGCAGAGTCCTACTATAGAGAGGAATGCTGACATGTTGTTATATTGACGATATTAGCATGGCATCGACCAAGGCTAATCACTAACCAGACTGCTGCTAGACTCTATAGACTCCAACGTGTGCTGTAATTGTCAAGTCAACATTGTTATGTCGTGGTTGAGAATCAATTCATTCATTTTTCGTCTAAGctgaatagaactgtttggtaGTTTAGATAGCAAAGACAATGCATTTTTCAATCACTATTGTCCAGTCCGATTTGAAACCATCACGTCACGTTTCACGTCATTCATAAATTGTTGCTCTTGCTTTTATGTTGCTGTTACAGAATAATGTCCAAGAAAGACCAGTCTTTGCTTCAGCAGGTATTGAATAATGTAGTGTTCTTCATTGCTGAAAATTAAGCAGCGCTAACCTGTTTCTCTGTCAAGCAACATTTCTTCAAAGCCCAAAGAACAAATCCACAGTCTGATCAGTTACAGATCAAAATGGCAGTTGTCAAAAACACTGCAGGTCATGCTACAAACACCGATAAATCTCTACCGCATCGTGGATTCATTATTTGAAATAGTTACCCTTAGTTTGGCAGCTGTTTGACCTGCAACTGACCCACATTTTATAGCTGGTCTTCAGGCTTGCCGAGTCATGTCGTGTTTGAAATGCTGAGCTCATCACAGGCTACCCAGGCCTAGGGCAGGACAATCACCCACCTACCCCACACTCTGTCTGTGAGGTCAGCTCTGGCACGCTGGCATATGGAGCATtaccactgggcacacactggttcaatcaatgttgtttccacgtcatttcaacgtggaatagacgttgcaTTGATGTCTGTTCCCAGTGTGCTCTCGCTTTGGGAGGTCAGAGGTCACGCTGAGGCCTCCAGTCTGAGCAATGTGAATTTGAGAAGAGATAGAAAACATTGTACCCCTAAAGGGGTGCAGCAGTGTTCCTCCTACtacccatcatcatcatcatcatcatcatcactcccTTCCCCTACTCCCTAAATCTCACAGGTATAACCTGTGGATGGATCTATGCCTATACAGTAgtgtgtactatactgtagatctagctagAACAGTCAGTATACAGCCTTCTCGTCATAAAGGGTCACCTGACACAAAGTTCGTCATAGACATGCTGCCCAATTTGCCTTAGTTTGTCCCCTGTTCAGGCTCTGGCGCCACactcctatgtgtgtgtgtgtgtgtgtgtgtctgtgttcgtCTGCCATGCATGAGTGCGTGTGTGTTTCGTGGGAAtgctatgtgtgtgttttgtgtatctatacatgtttctgtgtgtgtgtgcgtgtgtgtgtgacaaaacaAGCCTCCCACCCCTAGGCCTCAGCATCCCATCCTCCATTCTGTCTCCTGAACAAGAGAAGCGTACAGTTTGAGTGATTCAACCCTCTCTTAACAGTCCTGAAGACACATGATGACTGTTTCAAATACATCCAACTCAGACATTTCACTGATGAGTTCTGGTAGGTTCTTTTGATTATATATatgacatacatactgtacatacacacactggacagtttattaggtacacctccATGTTCacatggcttgctatataaaaccAAAAGCCAGGCACAAAGgtattcagttactgtttgattgaatgttagaacaggcaaaacaagtgacctaagcaTCTTTGAGCGCGGTATGATCGTTGGTGCCAGGTGCGGCGAATCTGGTATCTCCGAAACATTCGCcttcctgggcttttcacacccgacagtgtctagggtgtatcgagaatggtgcgacaatcAAAACACATCCAGTCAGCGGCCGTCCTGTGGGCCAACACAGCTCGTTGATGACATCTGCACCATTGAATTAGTCATTACAACATTTCATTTTAAAGGATTTatttggctgtgtttacacagtcACACAATTAGGATATTTTTCCCCAAtaatttgtcttttgaccaatcacatcagatcttctcacatcaaaagaccaattagagAAAAAAAGATCACAATTGGGGTGACTGTGTAAACACAGCATCAATAGCCTTGTCCAGATAATGCATGCATTTCTGCCAAACCCCTCTGACACTCAATGTTGTCTTGTCATGCTGTACATGACAAACACAGTCAGAGAAGTTGGCTTAAGCACATACAGCTCTGTCCACAGCTACATCAACAGGTAGAAAGAACCGTTATATAAACCAccggaggttggtggcaccttaattggggagaactgGCATGTGGTAAcgactggagcggaattagtggaacggtattaaatacatcaaacacatggtctcCAGGTGccattgatgccattccatttgttccGTTCCAACCAtgattatgagccgttctcccctcagcagcctcctatgATATAAACTAGAGGTTGAATTGGATTGTCTTTACATTTTGAATACCatcacattttatttggaattgacagagcagtggttcccaataCTGTTACGTGTGAAGAAGAGCACAGGCTCCATAATCTGGCTTCAACCTCCATTATGAGTGGCCGCTGTATCTCTGCTTCGTGAAAAACTTTTTCATAGCTTTTTTGACTATTTAAAAATCTGACCAtggctttttatttattttttacatttctcaTGCTTATTAGACTTAATTTGAGATTACAATATTACATGCTGTTGTTCGTTTACAACCTGCAGTGGGTAATATGTTAGGACAGCAGCACATTTTCATCCAACTATGGCACCCTGGCTTGGCTACATTGTCTGTAGACCTTACAGAATGGGGACAATGACTACACATCCCACAAGTGCTGACGTAAATTGATATGTTATTAGCTATACAAGGTTTCAGGCTGTTGTAGGACTGTTGCATATAGTTAGCCAAAATTGTTATTGTGATATAAAAGGGCAACTCTAGCCTCCATTCACTATCTGTGTCCATTACTACTATTATTCTCAGTAGATAGAAGTTGTCGGCTGCTATGGATGATGGTTGATTATCTTACGTTGACCATACTAGGACATGCTCCCGTCCATACTAGGACATGCTCCCGTCCATACTAGGACATGCTCCCGTCCATACTAGGACATGCTCCCGTCCATACTAGGACATGCTCCCGTCCATACTAGGACATGCTCCCGTCCATACTAGGACATGCTCCCGTCCATACTAGGACATGCTCCCGTCCATACTAGGACATGCTCCTGTGCATATTAGGACAGCTTCCTAATAGGACAATGTATCACCTACCCTCAAGCATTACCACCAAGGGAGACAAgatctgaccctgtatcagtggttagggACAACTTCTACCCACTCCACTCTTCTCAACTAGAGTCTGTTGCTGAATGGTTTCATTTGTTTGCCTCTGTACAAGGAATTAGTATTGCTCAggggcattctctctctctgattccatTTTACCATTATGTCTTGTTTttgtacaaaatatatatttagcaTTGTTAATATTATTGCTGTTCCTTAGAAATATTGTTCCTTTGTTTGCTCATAAAAATATTGCAgttgcatgtgtgcgtgtgcttcTTCATGAAACGCTTGATGGCTGATCTCCTTACCACATTGTCATTCATAATGATGTACACAGTAAGCCTAAAGTCCTGACTTTAATAAGTGTAAGAGATTTGAGTATTGATTAATAATTCCAAAATCCAATAAGAGAATACATTTAGTCACGTCGCGTCCTTATCAGAGCCCAGGAGCATTCAGTGAAACACTGCCCCTCTGTGGTGAAAATACACTACTACATGAAACAGTGACTAGATTCTCCATGGTGTCTTTTCCTACTCAAGCCTGTGATTTCTGAATcgacagtggaggctgctgaggggagaacggctcaggacggcacaaatggaatggcatcatacACActgaaaccatggaaaccatgtgtttgatgtatgtgaaaccattccactgattccgctccagtcattaccacgagcccgtcttCCCGTCAGCACATAACCAGATAACTCCATACCTTACCAAGGCCTGTACTCCTACTGTCTTCCATCATCTCGCTAATAATGATAGGGAACCAGTTACTACTGGAAAGTCTAGGGGCGGTTTCCTGCACACACTTGTCTTGTTTTTTTAGTCCAACTCAATGGACAATGTACACAAAAGTAATCCATTAAGTGATTTTAGTCCCacaccagtccatccagtatccATGTAGGAGCACAGCAAGCAATCATCTCTCTCATCACCACATGGCATCCTGAAGTCCTGAACCAAAGATTGTAGGTTAGCCACAGCCTTCCTCCAAACTAAAATTGCCCCAGTAGTACTGACAGTATAGCTAGCTACTGCAGTAGAACTGCGGTCTAATCTCTGCTCTTGCAGTATGCTGTCTATAAACATACATTAAGCGGATTTCCGGGAAGGGTGAATGGTGTCCCATTTATTCATTTAGAACTATTGTACTGATGTTGTACTATACCTGTGAGACCACATACAGCAGCCTCAGCCAATCACCACCAAAACAGTGGAAACCTCACCCAAACAGTGGaaacatacagtcgtggccaaaagttttgagaatgacacaaatataaatttttaaagtctgctgcctcagcttgtatgatggcaatttgcatatactccagaatgttaagagtgatcagatgaattgcaaagtccctctttgccatgcaaatgaactgaaccccccaaaaacatttccactgcatttcagccctgccacaaaaggaccagctgacatgtcagtgattctctagttaacacaggtgtgagtgttgacgaggacgaggctggagatcactctgtcatgctgattgagttcgaataacaaacTGGAAgattcaaaaggagggtggtgcttggaatcattgttctccATCTGTCAACCATGGgttcctgcaaggaaacacgtgccgtcgtCATTGCAAAAagtgcttcacaggcaaggatattgctgccagtaagattgcacctaaatcaaccatttattggatcatcaagaacttcaaggagagcggttcaattgttgtgaagaaggcttcagtgtgcccaagaaagtccagcaagtgccaggaccgtctcctaaagttgtttcagctgcgggatcggggcaccaccagtacagagcttgctcaggaatggcagcaggcaggtgtgagtgcatctgcacgcacagtgaggtgaagacttttggaggatggcctgtgTCAacaagggcagcaaagaagccacttctctccaggaaaacattagggacagactgatattctgcaaacggtacagggattggactgctgaggactggggtaaagtccttttctctgatgaatcccctttccgattgtttggggcatccgggaaaaaagcttgtccggagaagacaaggtgagtgctaccatcagtcctgtgtcatgccaacagtaaagcatcctgagaccattcatgtgtggtgttgcttctcagccaagggagtgggctcactcacaattttgcctaagaacacagccatgaataaagaatggtaccaacacatcctccgagagcaacttctcccaaccatccaggaacaatTTGGTAATGAataatgccttttccagcatgatggagcaccttgccataaggcaaaagtgataactaagtggctcggggaacaaaacatcgatattttgggtccatggccaggaaactccccagaccttaatcccattgagaacttgtggtcaatcctcaagagacgGGTGGaaaaacaaaaccccacaattctgacaaactccaagcattgattatgcaagaatgggctgccatcagtcaggatgtggcccagaagttaattgacagcatgccagggcagattgcagaggtcttgaaaaagaagggtcaacac
Coding sequences within it:
- the LOC120041758 gene encoding somatostatin receptor type 2-like yields the protein MDSWVFPSTLPNLTEEPLMYDSFILGNESTEPNGTYMGDNTFNQTSTMVITFLYFLVCGIGLCGNALVIYVILRYAKMKTVTNIYIMNLAVADVLFMLGLPFIAIQLALVHWPFGAVLCRVVMTVDSLNQFTSIFCLMVMSIDRYLAVVHPIRSTKWRKPRMAKTINLAVWGVSLLVNLPIIIYSGLITKHNSCFCTIVWPEPEEAYYTAFMFYTFVLGFFLPLMVICLCYLLIIIKVKSSGIRVGSTKRKRSERKVTRMVSIVVAVFVFCWLPFYVFNVTSVTGTISTTPFLRSTFAFVVVLGYANSCANPILYAFLSENFKKSFQNVLCRKKVGGLDVIERSDSKQDKSRMMNDPTETQSTLLNGDLQTSI